The following coding sequences lie in one Zingiber officinale cultivar Zhangliang chromosome 2B, Zo_v1.1, whole genome shotgun sequence genomic window:
- the LOC122049002 gene encoding type IV inositol polyphosphate 5-phosphatase 6-like, with the protein MIRQMSYTDCNGGFLSDDFSGEISELESPLETNSAAAATAPAPIDNLTLFVGTWNVAGRTPGGPGKLHLGDWLMPTPSPADMFVLGFQEIVRLSAGNVLGAEDTGPARKWLSLVDQALNSTHEQAPDSAAYRLAASKQMVGVFLCVWVRAGLAPLVSDVKVSCVRRGIMGCTGNKGSISISITLQRTTTLCFVCTHLASGEKDGDELRRNLDVIEIMKRTRFPPTRENCSPETILEHDKIVWLGDLNYRLAGDTRQLLQKNDWRALLEKDQLQIEKRAGRVFSGFEEGPIEFMPTYKYLTNSDVYTIKPAKSRGKRRTPAWCDRILWRGKGMKQVLYGRGESQFSDHRPVYSFFSLQMNYEQPEVAAAGECRGSKDGVGKTAAAMGDGGDRNSKSRSSSSSSSSSSWTRVQAEELLLCSRTRS; encoded by the exons ATGATTCGCCAGATGAGTTACACCGACTGCAATGGCGGATTCCTTTCCGACGACTTCTCCGGTGAGATATCGGAACTCGAGAGCCCACTGGAAACCAACTCGGCAGCTGCTGCTACTGCCCCTGCTCCGATTGATAACCTCAC GCTGTTCGTGGGGACGTGGAATGTGGCCGGGAGGACTCCGGGAGGCCCAGGGAAGCTCCACCTGGGAGATTGGCTCATGCCCACGCCTTCTCCGGCCGACATGTTTGTACTCGG GTTTCAGGAAATCGTCCGGTTAAGCGCCGGAAACGTGCTGGGGGCGGAGGACACGGGTCCGGCGCGCAAGTGGCTTAGTCTGGTTGACCAGGCACTGAACTCCACCCACGAGCAGGCGCCGGACTCCGCCGCGTATCGCCTTGCCGCGAGCAAGCAGATGGTGGGCGTGTTCCTGTGCGTGTGGGTGCGAGCCGGCCTCGCGCCGCTAGTCTCCGACGTCAAGGTTTCCTGCGTGCGGAGGGGCATCATGGGCTGCACGGGAAACAAG GGGTCGATCTCGATCAGCATAACGCTCCAGCGGACGACGACGCTCTGCTTCGTTTGCACCCATCTGGCGTCAGGAGAGAAGGACGGCGACGAGCTCAGGAGAAACCTGGACGTCATAGAGATCATGAAAAGGACGCGATTTCCTCCTACCAGAGAAAATTGCTCGCCGGAGACGATTCTGGAGCACGA TAAGATCGTATGGTTGGGAGATCTCAATTACAGGTTGGCCGGTGATACTCGCCAACTGTTGCAGAAGAATGACTGGCGAGCGTTGCTAGAGAAAGATCAG CTCCAGATTGAGAAGAGAGCTGGCCGCGTTTTTTCGGGATTTGAAGAAGGGCCGATAGAATTCATGCCAACTTACAAATACCTTACTAATTCGGATGTTTACACGATCAAACCTGCCAAATCAAGAGGAAAGAGGCGCACTCCGGCTTG GTGCGATCGTATCTTGTGGAGAGGGAAGGGGATGAAGCAAGTGTTGTACGGACGAGGAGAATCGCAGTTTTCCGACCATCGCCCGGTTTATTCCTTCTTTTCGTTGCAGATGAATTATGAACAGCCGGAGGTAGCAGCGGCCGGTGAATGTAGAGGAAGCAAGGACGGTGTTGGGAAGACGGCTGCTGCCATGGGCGATGGTGGTGACAGGAATTCCAAGAGTAgaagctcctcctcctcctcctcctcgtcgtCATGGACGAGAGTGCAGGCGGAGGAGCTGCTGCTCTGTTCAAGAACAAGAAGCTGA